The genomic window ccctgaacacaccatccccactgtcaaacatggtggtggcagcatcatggtttgggcttgcttttcttccgcagggacagggaagatggttaaaattgacgggaagatggatgcagccaaatacaggaacattctggaagaaaacctgttggtatctgcacaagacctgagactgggacggagatttatcttccaacaggacaatgatccaaaacataaagccaaatctacaatggaatggttcaaaaataaacgtatccaggtgttagaatggccaagtcaaagtccagacctgaatccaatcgagaatctgtggaaagagctgaagactgctgttcacaaacactctccatccaacctcgctgagctcgagctgttttgcaaggaacaatgggcaagaatgtcagtctctcgatgtgcaaaactgatagaaacataccccaagcgacttgcagctgtaattggagcaaaaggtggcgctacaaagtattaacgcaagggggccgaatcatattgcacgccccacttttcagttttttatttgttaaaaaagtttatattatccaataaattttgttccacttcacgattgtgtcccacttgttgttgattcttgacaaaaaattaaaattttatatctttatgtttgaagcctgaaatgtggcgaaaggttgcaaggttcaaaggggccgaatacttttgcaaggcactgtaggtatAACTTTGCCCAAAGTAGTTTTCTCTGCATTTCAGTGTTTTTAGGAGCTTGATTGAACTGCTGGAACGTGAATTTCACCATCACAAGAACAGTAACGTTTCTAGAATGTTTTGCCAGAGGTGGTAAAGTTTTGGCAGAGGTTATTAATCCCCTacagtgaataattttaaaacGATTATGATGGTAGCGAGTAaagcattggggaaaaaatatcgaGGTAACGTGCATTTGCAGGCTAAATTTGAGGTACATTTAACCTTGTTGACGgaggtttattttgtttttctgctctCACGACCAGCACAAAGGACAGACCAACTCTGGGACAGACAAAAAAATCTGCATTTATGCATCACCAAAACAGTTAAAAGATCCTCAAGAGGACTACATTTTCTACTGTATTAATCCATTACATCAAAAGTAATACTACATTCAAAATcagtgtttattgtatttttatgtatACCTTTCTTTAAGTCTATTAAAAATGTAAGACACAGTTTTAGAAAAGAGAGTTTAGAAATGTTAATGGgcctttcttaaaaaaaaaaagaaatttttttccccacgctTCTTTATGAAGCGGCTGAAAatagatttttgtttttcaaaacaaaattctTTCACAGTTTGTCAGGGCAAAAACAATTGGTTGTTGGGACACTAGCAATAATGACTATAATtatgtgtatcacaaaagtgagtacactccttgcatttctgcagatatttatcttttcatgggacaacactgacaaaatgacactttgacacaatgaaaagtagtctgtgtgcagcttatataatagttaatttattttaccctcaaaatatagccattaatatctaaacccctggcaacaaaagtgagtacactcctttgaaaaaacaaacattccgaaatgtccaaattgagtactgcttgtcattttccctcccaaatgtcatgtgactcgttacaggtgtgctgtcagcattgtcgcagagattgaagaggttgggggtcagcctgttagtgctcagaccatacgccacactctacatcaaattggtgtgcatggttgTCACCCCAGCAGGAAGCCACTTCTGAAGACGgttcacaagaaagcccgcccgtctcatcagaccataggatatGGTTAGAGTAAtctatgtgctttgttgacatgttttcagcaaactgtttgcgggctaacCACGGAAAAGCAGAGATATGAACcttttaggggccgtttacatggtgactcagagaatacgaaaaatttcaaatttgtatttgcatttgcgtctccatttgaacaatgtcgcaattccgcatgaaaacgatgtagtattcatgctagGGTGCAGTGCAGACTTACAGGgcaacagagaatgatgcactttgaccccaccaagctccctcagcccggaaaaaaattatGTGTTAGTTTATTTCAATACGatggaaaatttgtcgtttgggacaggCCTAGTTGTATAGtgtcccggaacatatttcctttaCACccttctcacttttttttttacccctgacccattttcatgcctgatttatCCATGTGCAGTCTGTTCTTGTTGTGCCATTGTCGATACTGGTGTCCAAGCTCTCGTGGTCCCAATCCTCTGCTAAGTAAGTTTTGATACCTGGTTTTGTTTTGATCCCCCTTGcttttgtttgaactttttaaaaaaaaaaattatgttcaataaaaaaattttgagCTCACCGCCCTGCCTTGCCTCCTCTTTACCCTGCATTTTGGTCCACCTCGCTGTCCATATCTTGAcagttttattttcatgactgtttacgttgtaaattctcactgaaggtagtAAAACTATGATTGAACACGTgtggaagtacagtggtacctctacatacgaagttaattagttccagaaccttgtttgtaagtcgaaatggtcgtttgtcgagcaggattttcccataagaataccttataattccattaattcgttccacagcccaaaaacctccactaaatccttaataaatactgctggtactattacaaatgacagttacatatagcaaaaaataaataaattataaatacaaatcggaataataataataattcccgtaataatgtaacgaatcccgttctaatgtggcggacgttttttgctgtacatGAACGCACCGcgcggctgacgtgacagagagggAAAGCTTacattcaatgttttcttgagaacacagtCAACTATGGGGGACAGTAGgcattgcacaagttgatggaataaattttTAGAAacttgacgaagctggcaatttctttggcgatgttaccacaataataattgtcaccttaacttataaagactggcgaacggtggtcgtcgGAGGACCGtgaagatgtattgttgagctagttcacggatgcacacaccacactcttatttttctatcattagcatcgtcatttcaatggtaagcatcacctttttcctcgtTTCAcctcctgtaccaaccttttgaaacctgtggtttttctcacaagaaaatctgccgtgcgtttGTCCGtggtgctgtcatgtcctcGCATTACGAgcgtgtcgtcggatgtagaaacaaatggcgagtcaaattttgagtcggatgtcgaaaagattgtgtgtcgaagtgatcgtatgtcaaggtaccactgcatGTATTTATAATACATATAATTTTTAATATgtgcagtgccctccataattattggcacccctggttaagatgtgttttttggcttctaataatttttttaaattcaaataatatgggaccttaatggaaaaaaagagaaaaatccaaccttcaatacaagtgcatttattcagtggggaaaaatcccacataaagaaataattatttgacatcaaataatgcgtcaaaattattagcacccctggtgttaatactttgtacaacccccttttgccaaacaaggtctggggactgagatggccatgggaggagcttgattttgtgtctggtgaaccatttctgtgtagatttggccatatgtttagggtcattgtcttgctgaaagacccagtgacgacccatcttcagctttcgggcagaggtgctcagcacctcatacccactgtgaagtatgggggtgggtcagtgatgctgtgggctgttttgcttccaaaggccctgggaaccttgttagggtgcatgtcatcatgaatgctttgaaataccaggacattttatatcaaaatctgttgccctttgGACCTTAGTGTtgtattgaatgaggtgtgtccgaacttttggcctgtactgtatgttatacAGTTGAGTTGAAATGgttaaaatggacttttttgttTCATCAGCCAGATCATCTACTGCAGCCAGAAAGTTATAACAAAGCATTTTAATAtcacaattttaaaaaacttaatttaAGGTGCACTAACTGGCATGTTTGACTGTACAGTCGGTATGCTTTACCCTTCACTTGCCAGGACAATTTTGCAGCCAACTGCGTCAACTGGAACACAGGCAGGAACTGCAGCTGCAGCAGCTTCATCTCCAGCAGGAACAAGTAGTCATTGGGTGACTTGGTGGAACCATTTGAGAACTGTAAATCCCTACGATTATGGCAAattctgaaacaaaaaatatagcgGGGGTGAGCTCTATATTGCTCTTGACTGTTAATTGCATTAGTAGCAGTTAGTAGAGATTAGGTTGGACTGAtcaccaatttttaaaaaagcctgACCTGCTAATATCAAATTTTGcggatcccttttttttttttcaaagcgaGTTAGCGGGTTGCATCTATAATATttcaatccatttttttttttttactgtgagCCAAGACTGTTCTTTTAACAGCAcatggggtgggcaaaccggccctcaagggccacagtgggtcctggtcaggggcggactggtaatctgtggcttctggaggatcacagaacggccggtgccctggacggccggcggccgccattcattatacatcactgtttttatcccccctatcctctgattatctacagttcgtatccaatccgacaggaggcagcaatgcgcctggctgttcaccaccaatctgatagaagaacgaagaaagcacagagtagccttcattggtttcttgtggaagcaaaatagcgacgagcgttaatgcacaatatggatggtggtggcaaaaaaagaaaagagatgggtggcgcggagaagttTAGGgagaaaaattaaagaaactggagagcgaagcattacaatgtcataagttgacaaatattttcgcaagcagcagtctggctgcaacggccacgtcgggtaacaactgcccagcccccggcgatggtgagagtgggagcggcagccgctctgacgtgcagctggtggagggagagagaaaagaagagggaggtggtaatgataagctggtggaagttccccagacaagcgcagagcaaataagtagggatgaagagagttacttgctcggtatactggcaattgttatccaccaggtagctacattttaaatgaaataaatgacaattaaagggttagtggcagctagtccatgtacccgtttgaaatcgtgtcaagttacagtatgctagtcctactatccctctcctaagaaaaaatattttagctgtaaaacaacgtatgcacacgcagcagcaatattaattcagaagaaatataaaatattaatgaatggttttactttaaagtttaggtagctaaattgatgatatatatttttcatcttatatatatcgttttgttttttttatagttaatactttccaatgaaggttatgtataaaggatttgtcttgaaatgtttattgcattttaattgaaatttattatttgtgtggcaagattaattatggcataaacaatgaagtcattttatagacacaggGGATAGGtgctaatcaattggatacataaaacttgcattaaaaaataaattctttcatttgtttattcaggttgatcatagagctagggcAGAAGATGAATCCAAGTCaggcagtcacagtctagacacatttcttACTTACCACCCTCAGAAGACAAAACACCTGACTGTACAAAGAGTATTCATATGCAAAGATGGCACAGATAGAAAATGGCTAACATACTGCGAAGAAAATCATAAACTACATAGTCtataaactatatatatatgttgtcCGCCcctggtcctggtctttgttacaaCTGATCCTACACAGGCAGTTTAACCAGTAAGGAGCCCAGGGAAactagaagcacctgactgcaatcagctgattgcacttgtaaaacaccagattggctttttttttttctttacaaagaaaaaattgtcacttttaaagggttaatcttGAAGTCCAACTTATTTGTTGactaattatgtgcaaatgacgTTGGTAATTACTCATAAATACATTCTTTCAACACCCTAAAGAATACATCATTCAACACCCTGctaacattttaatttatttattaccaTGGATGGCGACCGACTGTTGAATTGGAAATGGGTGACTTAAGTTTCGGAAAGGGTGCGCTGCAGGCTCCCTCCATTTCCTTTGACTTTCGTTTCTCAGGAATCGACAGCACATGCGCAGGAGAATCTTGTACTGTAGATAAATAAACCCGACCTGGCCAAACAACAGGAAAAGAAGAAAACATGGGTCTGTGTGAGTATCGTTTTCTCTTTCCATGCCATCGCTTGGCGACTGAAACACGGGATGGAGTTATTAGACTGAAcccttgtttgtttgtttgtttgtttttttcagtaacaTTTGCCGCTGTGGCTACAGCAGGCGCGGGTAAGCATGACACACAGAGCACTTTAGGCGATTGTACTCGCACAAGTTGTTCGCGGCTTTCATCACCGATGTGGTTCACCTTCCTTTTCGTCCAGCCTCTTCGGTGGTTGCAGCTCCTTTAATCCTGGGGGCTGTCGGCTTCACTTCAGCTGGGATAGCAGCGGGCTCCTACGCAGCAAGCATGATGTCCGCCGCAGCCATCGCTAACGGAGGAGGGGTGGCGGCAGGCAGCGCTGTGGCTGTCTTGCAATCCGCTGGTAAGTAAGAAAAAGGATTACATTTAGGgttgtgaccagtgttgttaattttactttaaaaaaataattaattacagttacaaacttctcccaaaaagcaattgcgttagtaattcagttacctgaatgtaagagtaattagttacttggcaaagtcactagtgataattttcatgttttattttctcaaaaaaaaaagaagaaaaaaaaccaggtcacacaatgtgaagtttaaagggattttgggacaattggccctagcccaattctttaccctccacttaactagacacaagggtattgcgataactagataataacctttgcgatgtgtggaagtcatttaaagttgtgaagcaaccgttaaagttgttaaaattgctttctttattgcattagttcccttctgtctactttcaacatgtgtaagtttgaactgtttcatcatttaaagaagtacttctcaaatagtggggcgcgccccccaggggggcgcagagcgatgacaggggtggcgcgtgtgacctcggggaacatgcttttttattttttttgccgtactacaataaagtgtacttgcacatccactcagtgggtggcagtggcgctctcattttcaaagtgcgcgcagtatttttgaagtaagcaagagcacacggaagagactcatgaatgaagagctggagagctgtgcgtcGTTTtcaaaagccgttttccggccggactcacgcagcgacccactgtcttctccggttctcacgtgtccgcccgaaaagtgccattgtcggcttgggatcgtcacgacgaccgccgtcacctacggttctccctcggccgccgagaatgcgcttttttcgggccttttggctttgacatttaatacagtggtagacgaggaaagaccactgtttactgtgtctaaaaatgattatagcggacagccggaagccaaatcaattaagacgccacttaaagacattagaccccaatctcattgataagctgcttggttgtttttcagcgaaaacgtgccgaatattgccaacaatcgccctgctttgtcagtgatatatcagtaaaccagtgagcactgttagcatgcccaGTGTAatataaccccacatcattgcaaactggaggtgatactgggagcagcgagcagcgaaaataaaaactgtccttctgtccaaagacacttttttttttcttctattcagtttttttttttttttttttttttcttcttcttctattcagttttgttttttttcagtcaaattttttggcatattgtcctcatgagttaatgtttctaatcaatttgaatttgttagtatttactgattttatttttcattatcaaatggtcaaaaatgtaccttgagtgtatttttacagtttggatgtgatttttttttttttttttttttaaattcaggcaaattgatgcgtgttaagtcttttctgttacaaacaaaacaatgttaataaagtaatactttataagttgatctcagttattttctctaatagaaaaaaaaggatacaatgtgaggcagaggcgtacttataatagtaatagacaaatgatactatttacattgGTGGCAGAGTTTTGGGGGGcgcaaaacatttacgtcttccttggggggggcgtaacagaaaataattgagaagcactgatttaaagatagatttaagtcaagattttgccaatttcggagaattttagatttaaaaaaagttacttaggttcgctaggaaggatctctacaacagagccttcctgagaggtctactgctttaagatggcggctgtttcctaacgcatgtagtccttaaaacatgttgccaatgcagctgtgtctgtcatttgcatctagttttataaTATATGATatgtaccgtatcatgtgggcgtagtttgtaggctattggctacagtcaggtattattggagccacctagcatcgcgtttgcaacggcgtcttccccactcctgctctgctctctcgtctccgtgaggccgtctctctcagactttttttattcaaccaacttagtaacgcatgcctttcccgtctcagtaatggtaatggcgttgccaagatgagaaaagtaattagattactcactactgaaaaaaataatgctgttatattctaatgccgttattaacaacactggttgtgacaaaatatcaaagaggtgatatatcgtgatactttgtattccaaaaggttatcgattttttttttttttttttttttttttttaacattgacctCGATacttgcatacctgtcaacccgaggccgttggcaatcttacaaatagtgacgtatgcccttacaaattggtgactaatcttataacgttgtatatagcgtgcaatatgaaaaaatataaaactctgtttttaaaataatatgaattattGGTAATTTTGTAATATATAACATGGAGCAattaaagaacaatcaatatctacagctacatcatgattactaaaattaaaagtgacttttgttgTAATTGTATGTAGTACTTCATCTTAAT from Corythoichthys intestinalis isolate RoL2023-P3 chromosome 15, ASM3026506v1, whole genome shotgun sequence includes these protein-coding regions:
- the LOC130931132 gene encoding interferon alpha-inducible protein 27-like protein 2A, which produces MGLLTFAAVATAGAASSVVAAPLILGAVGFTSAGIAAGSYAASMMSAAAIANGGGVAAGSAVAVLQSAGMAGLSGAASAALASAGGAVGGLVALLI